In a single window of the Rhizobium rhizogenes genome:
- a CDS encoding RolB family protein, translating into MDVDEEGGRQDPGILYLYVDCPTMMRCFYGGSLPYNSTHGALITNLPPYQKDVSLGEVCRGLRQASGFFGYEDVIRSAYFAALSVPGYFVKLDGQMELTSTKGKSLTFDLYASNQLRLEPGALVRHGECKFGME; encoded by the coding sequence ATGGATGTTGACGAAGAGGGCGGTCGCCAAGACCCTGGGATACTGTACCTCTACGTCGATTGCCCGACGATGATGCGATGCTTTTATGGAGGGTCTTTGCCCTACAATTCCACGCACGGCGCGCTCATCACCAATCTTCCACCATACCAGAAAGATGTAAGTCTCGGTGAGGTGTGCAGGGGGCTTAGGCAGGCATCAGGATTCTTTGGATACGAGGATGTTATCCGGAGCGCCTACTTCGCCGCACTTTCTGTCCCCGGGTACTTCGTCAAGCTGGATGGGCAGATGGAACTAACTTCAACAAAGGGAAAGTCTCTGACCTTCGACCTTTATGCCAGCAACCAGCTCAGGCTCGAACCTGGTGCGTTGGTGAGGCATGGCGAATGCAAATTTGGAATGGAGTGA